One part of the Rhodothermales bacterium genome encodes these proteins:
- the fusA gene encoding elongation factor G, whose protein sequence is MADTIKVALQETRNIGIMAHIDAGKTTTTERILFYTGRLHRMGEVHEGGATMDWMEQEKERGITITSAATTCFWKDHRINIIDTPGHVDFTVEVERSLRVLDGAIALFCAVGGVEPQSETVWRQADKYHVPRIAFINKMDRTGANFYNAIDMMKERLKANPVPVQIPIGAGDMFRGVIDLVRGKAIVYHDEALGATWDEIEIPDDLKKEARHWRIHLLEAIAEHNDELLMKYLEGEDITPEEIRATVRKATISMDITPIFCGTAFKNKGVQRLLDGVIDYLPSPLDVPPVSGIHPHTDEEIARTPDPDGPFSAIAFKIMTDPYVGKLTFFRVYSGTLQKGGAVFNASNSKKERVGRILFMHANSREDIENVRAGDIAAAVGLKDVRTGDTLCDIDKPILLEQMNFPEPVIRIAIEPKTKADSDKLGAGLQKLAEEDPTFKVSIDHETGQTIIAGMGELHLEIIVDRLKREFKVEANVGKPQVAYREALQSTVDERYTHKKQSGGRGQFAEIQVEIGPNESGVGMDFQNDVVGGNIPKEFIPAIEKGLRSALMQGPLAGYPVEGIKARLYDGKFHAVDSDQMSFEIAGRMAFREAARKAKPVLKEPIMEVEVVTPDEYMGDVIGDLNSRRGRIESLGQRNDAQVIKALVPLSEMFGYSTDMRSITQGRAIYSMQFHSYEAVPKSVADEVVAASTGVAA, encoded by the coding sequence ATGGCTGACACTATAAAAGTTGCCCTCCAGGAAACGCGCAATATCGGCATCATGGCCCATATTGATGCCGGGAAGACGACCACGACGGAGCGCATTCTGTTTTACACGGGGCGGCTGCATCGCATGGGCGAAGTCCATGAGGGGGGCGCCACCATGGACTGGATGGAGCAGGAGAAGGAGCGTGGCATCACGATCACGAGCGCCGCTACGACGTGTTTCTGGAAAGATCACCGGATTAACATCATCGATACGCCGGGCCACGTAGACTTCACGGTGGAAGTCGAGCGGTCCCTGCGCGTGCTCGACGGCGCCATCGCGCTGTTCTGCGCGGTGGGTGGTGTGGAGCCGCAGTCGGAAACCGTCTGGCGTCAGGCCGACAAATACCATGTGCCGCGCATCGCGTTCATCAATAAGATGGACCGCACGGGCGCGAACTTCTACAACGCGATCGACATGATGAAGGAGCGGCTCAAGGCCAATCCTGTTCCGGTTCAGATCCCGATCGGCGCCGGCGACATGTTCCGCGGCGTGATCGACCTGGTCCGCGGCAAGGCGATCGTGTATCACGACGAAGCCCTCGGCGCTACGTGGGACGAGATCGAGATCCCCGACGATCTGAAGAAGGAGGCCCGTCACTGGCGGATCCATCTTCTCGAGGCCATCGCCGAGCACAACGACGAGCTGCTAATGAAGTATCTCGAAGGCGAAGACATTACGCCGGAAGAGATTCGCGCAACGGTCCGCAAGGCGACGATCAGCATGGACATCACGCCGATCTTCTGCGGTACGGCGTTCAAGAACAAAGGCGTGCAGCGCCTGCTCGACGGTGTCATCGACTACCTGCCGAGCCCGCTGGACGTCCCGCCGGTGTCGGGTATCCATCCCCACACCGACGAAGAGATTGCGCGCACGCCGGATCCGGATGGTCCGTTCAGCGCCATCGCGTTCAAGATCATGACCGACCCGTATGTCGGCAAGCTGACGTTCTTCCGCGTCTACAGCGGCACGCTGCAGAAGGGCGGGGCGGTGTTTAATGCATCGAACAGCAAGAAAGAGCGCGTGGGCCGCATCCTGTTCATGCATGCGAACAGCCGTGAGGACATCGAGAACGTCCGGGCCGGCGATATCGCGGCGGCCGTCGGTCTGAAAGATGTGCGTACGGGCGATACCCTGTGCGATATCGACAAGCCGATCCTGCTCGAGCAGATGAACTTCCCCGAGCCGGTGATCCGGATCGCCATCGAGCCCAAGACGAAGGCCGACAGCGATAAGCTGGGCGCCGGTCTGCAGAAGCTGGCGGAAGAAGATCCGACCTTCAAGGTCTCGATCGACCATGAAACCGGTCAGACGATCATCGCCGGCATGGGCGAGTTGCACCTGGAAATCATCGTCGACCGGCTCAAGCGCGAATTCAAGGTCGAAGCCAACGTGGGCAAGCCGCAGGTGGCGTACCGCGAAGCGCTGCAGTCGACCGTGGACGAGCGGTATACGCACAAGAAGCAGTCGGGCGGTCGCGGTCAGTTCGCCGAAATCCAGGTGGAAATCGGGCCGAACGAAAGCGGCGTCGGCATGGACTTCCAGAACGACGTCGTCGGCGGCAACATCCCGAAGGAATTTATTCCGGCCATCGAAAAAGGTCTGCGCAGCGCCCTCATGCAGGGCCCGCTCGCCGGTTATCCGGTGGAAGGGATCAAGGCGCGGCTGTACGACGGCAAGTTCCACGCGGTCGACTCGGACCAGATGTCGTTCGAAATCGCCGGCCGCATGGCGTTCCGCGAAGCGGCGCGCAAGGCGAAGCCGGTGCTGAAAGAGCCGATCATGGAAGTCGAGGTGGTAACGCCCGACGAGTACATGGGCGACGTCATCGGCGACCTCAACAGCCGGCGCGGCCGGATTGAGAGCCTCGGGCAGCGCAACGACGCCCAGGTCATCAAGGCGCTCGTTCCGCTGTCCGAAATGTTCGGATACTCGACGGACATGCGCTCGATCACCCAGGGCCGCGCCAT
- the rpsG gene encoding 30S ribosomal protein S7 yields the protein MRRRTAERRTISPDPVYNDQLVSRFVSSVMRSGKKSVAQRIVYKAFDFIEERTNEPGVDVFKKAVNNVSPLLEVRSRRVGGATYQVPVEVRPDRRVALAFRWIIQYAWTRTDKSMAVRLAKELMSAAGGEGGAIKKKDDTHRMAEANKAFSHFRF from the coding sequence ATGCGCAGAAGAACAGCAGAACGGCGTACGATATCACCTGATCCGGTATACAATGATCAGCTGGTGTCCCGATTTGTAAGCAGTGTGATGCGGAGTGGCAAGAAGAGCGTTGCTCAGCGCATTGTTTACAAGGCGTTCGATTTCATTGAGGAGCGCACGAACGAGCCGGGTGTGGATGTGTTCAAGAAAGCGGTGAACAATGTGTCGCCGCTGCTCGAGGTGAGGAGCCGGCGCGTTGGTGGCGCTACCTACCAGGTGCCCGTCGAAGTGCGCCCTGACCGTCGTGTTGCGCTGGCGTTTCGCTGGATCATCCAGTACGCCTGGACACGCACGGACAAGAGCATGGCTGTGCGCCTGGCAAAGGAACTGATGAGTGCCGCAGGCGGTGAGGGCGGCGCTATCAAGAAAAAAGACGACACGCACCGCATGGCGGAAGCCAACAAGGCTTTCTCCCACTTCAGGTTCTAA
- the rpsL gene encoding 30S ribosomal protein S12 has product MPTIQQLVRKGRLNKVRKTKSPALMSMPQRRGVCTRVYTTTPKKPNSALRKVAKVRLSNSVEVIAYIPGEGHNLQEHSIVLVRGGRVKDLPGVKYHIVRGALDTSGVDDRRKSRSKYGAKRPKKK; this is encoded by the coding sequence GTGCCGACAATTCAGCAATTGGTTCGCAAGGGGCGCCTGAACAAGGTCCGCAAGACGAAGTCCCCTGCCTTGATGAGCATGCCGCAGCGTCGTGGCGTGTGCACGCGTGTGTATACGACGACGCCGAAGAAGCCGAACTCGGCATTGCGTAAAGTGGCGAAGGTTCGCCTCAGCAATAGCGTCGAGGTGATTGCCTATATCCCGGGCGAGGGGCACAACCTTCAGGAGCACTCGATCGTGCTGGTGCGCGGCGGGCGTGTGAAGGACCTTCCGGGCGTGAAGTACCACATCGTGCGCGGTGCGCTCGATACCTCGGGTGTCGATGATCGGCGGAAGAGCCGGTCGAAGTATGGGGCGAAGCGTCCCAAGAAGAAATAG
- the ftsH gene encoding ATP-dependent zinc metalloprotease FtsH, translating to MAQNERENTDFPSGGDGNRMNDRRNRFSLWIYLIVFLALLANFLFFLSGEDPNRIDYSTFLEHVRNGYVEKVEIVGDTRINGMYTEQAAEQGHVKLAKPRQDFLGGVSEGSTRRFTTIKSSEEPISDFLSEHNVAFSFESENNWFGGMLTWVFPLLIIVALWMFLIRRMNPGSQVLNIGKNKAVLFDAMGDQTITFKDVAGLDEAKEEVVEVVEFLKNPKRFTKLGGKLPKGVLLVGPPGTGKTLLAKAVAGEAGTPFFSLSGSDFVEMFVGVGAARVRDLFRQAKEKAPCIIFIDEIDAIGRSRGRGMMMGANDERENTLNQILVEMDGFNTDKGVIIMAATNRPDVLDSALLRPGRFDRQILIDKPDRKEREEIFRVHTRNLILSKEVDVGVLASQTPGFAGAEIANVCNEAAILAARENKDSIEMDDFERSIDRVIGGLEKKNKIISPEERKIVAYHEAGHAITGWFLRHTDPVVKVSIVPRGLAALGYAQYLPEERYLYTREALMDRMTMAIGGRVAEKIVFGQITTGAQNDLERITKMSYAMVVDYGMSEKVGNISFNVSGRADDSPVFDKPYSDETARIIDQEAKRIIEEVERRAHRLLEEKREKLTEMAELLLKKEVLGPRDLIEILGPRPYGEYVSFNGKGHQSEENVESAAS from the coding sequence ATGGCTCAGAACGAGCGCGAAAATACTGATTTCCCTTCCGGCGGTGACGGCAATCGGATGAACGATCGCCGGAATCGGTTCTCGTTGTGGATTTATCTCATCGTGTTTCTGGCGCTGCTGGCTAATTTCCTGTTCTTTTTGAGCGGAGAGGATCCCAATCGCATCGACTACAGCACGTTCCTCGAGCATGTCCGCAACGGGTATGTGGAAAAAGTGGAGATCGTCGGCGATACCCGCATCAACGGGATGTATACCGAGCAGGCCGCCGAACAGGGTCATGTGAAGCTGGCCAAACCCCGGCAGGACTTTCTCGGCGGGGTATCCGAAGGCTCCACGCGGCGGTTTACGACGATCAAATCGTCCGAGGAGCCGATCAGCGACTTTCTGAGCGAGCACAACGTCGCGTTCAGTTTCGAATCCGAGAACAACTGGTTTGGCGGCATGCTGACCTGGGTGTTTCCGCTGTTGATCATCGTGGCGCTCTGGATGTTCTTGATTCGCCGCATGAACCCCGGTTCGCAGGTCCTGAATATTGGCAAGAACAAGGCAGTCCTCTTCGACGCCATGGGCGATCAGACGATCACCTTCAAGGATGTCGCCGGCCTGGACGAGGCCAAGGAGGAGGTCGTCGAGGTCGTCGAGTTTCTCAAGAATCCGAAGCGATTCACCAAGCTCGGCGGCAAGCTGCCCAAGGGGGTGCTCCTGGTGGGGCCTCCGGGTACGGGCAAGACGCTGCTGGCCAAGGCCGTCGCCGGCGAGGCCGGCACGCCGTTCTTCTCCCTCTCGGGCTCCGACTTTGTCGAGATGTTCGTCGGCGTCGGCGCCGCGCGTGTGCGCGACCTGTTCCGGCAGGCGAAGGAGAAGGCGCCCTGCATCATCTTTATCGATGAGATCGACGCCATCGGCCGTTCGCGTGGCCGCGGGATGATGATGGGCGCGAACGACGAGCGCGAGAATACGCTCAACCAGATTCTGGTGGAGATGGACGGGTTCAATACCGACAAAGGCGTCATCATCATGGCGGCGACCAACCGGCCCGACGTGCTGGACTCGGCGCTGCTGCGTCCCGGCCGCTTCGACCGCCAGATCCTGATCGACAAACCCGACCGGAAAGAGCGCGAGGAGATCTTCCGCGTGCACACCCGCAACCTCATCCTGTCGAAGGAAGTCGACGTGGGGGTGCTGGCCAGCCAGACGCCGGGCTTCGCCGGCGCGGAGATCGCCAACGTCTGCAACGAGGCGGCGATCCTGGCGGCCCGGGAAAACAAGGACTCCATCGAGATGGATGACTTCGAGCGCTCGATCGATCGGGTGATCGGCGGGCTCGAGAAGAAGAACAAGATCATCTCGCCGGAGGAACGCAAGATCGTGGCCTACCACGAAGCCGGCCACGCCATTACGGGCTGGTTCCTGCGCCACACCGACCCCGTCGTCAAGGTTTCCATCGTTCCGCGCGGGCTGGCGGCGCTGGGCTATGCCCAGTACCTCCCCGAAGAGCGCTACCTCTACACGCGTGAAGCCCTGATGGACCGGATGACGATGGCGATCGGGGGCCGTGTCGCCGAAAAGATCGTCTTCGGGCAGATCACTACCGGGGCGCAGAACGACCTGGAGCGCATCACCAAGATGTCGTACGCGATGGTGGTCGACTACGGGATGAGCGAGAAGGTCGGAAACATCAGCTTCAACGTCTCCGGGCGTGCGGACGACTCGCCGGTGTTCGATAAGCCCTATTCGGACGAGACGGCGCGCATCATCGACCAGGAAGCGAAGCGGATCATCGAGGAAGTCGAACGCCGCGCGCACCGCCTGCTCGAAGAGAAGCGCGAAAAGCTTACGGAGATGGCCGAGCTGCTGCTGAAGAAAGAGGTGCTGGGGCCGCGCGACCTGATCGAGATTCTCGGACCGCGCCCCTACGGCGAGTATGTATCGTTCAACGGCAAGGGCCACCAGAGCGAAGAAAATGTGGAATCGGCCGCTTCCTGA